One window from the genome of Echinicola vietnamensis DSM 17526 encodes:
- a CDS encoding heparan-alpha-glucosaminide N-acetyltransferase domain-containing protein: protein MHVNNPTKTQRPSKVSEPIIEAKRSYAIDVFRAVTMLLMIFVNDLWTLEGYPDWLGHAAVGEDRLGFSDVIFPAFLFIVGLSIPFALQNRFRKRIPKIKLAEHIILRGLALLVMGIFHVNLESYAAQAPLTKPVWQLLITAGFFLIWMDYPLGWRKVAKRGLRGIGIGLLVIMAFLYRGGTEANLSGMKFHWYGILGLIGWAYLICALIFLFTKGNLLKQWMAFLFFMAFNSLESLGLLEFLEPVKPYVWIVGNGAMPAFTMAGVVVSLYYQRWFLQGQSRRFAQFVTGFSGVMLGYGIATRPLWGIHKIGDSPSWVAICLTISVAAFGFFIWLVDIKGKKAWFSWLKPAGTSTLTCYLIPYVHYALYVMVGVQLPDVLRTGHLGILKCLGYALAIVLLTGLLERKQIRLKL from the coding sequence ATGCATGTCAATAATCCTACGAAAACCCAAAGGCCGTCCAAAGTTTCGGAACCGATAATTGAAGCGAAGCGATCGTATGCCATCGATGTGTTTCGGGCGGTTACCATGCTGTTGATGATTTTTGTGAACGACTTGTGGACATTGGAGGGATACCCCGATTGGTTGGGCCATGCTGCGGTCGGGGAGGATCGACTAGGCTTTTCGGATGTCATTTTTCCAGCATTTCTATTTATCGTTGGTTTATCCATTCCATTTGCGCTGCAGAATCGTTTTCGTAAAAGAATACCCAAGATCAAGCTGGCGGAGCATATTATCCTACGGGGGCTGGCATTGTTGGTCATGGGCATCTTTCACGTCAACTTGGAATCTTATGCGGCACAAGCGCCCTTGACCAAGCCTGTTTGGCAGCTATTGATCACAGCGGGCTTTTTCTTGATCTGGATGGATTATCCTTTGGGCTGGAGGAAAGTCGCTAAAAGAGGGTTGAGGGGGATCGGGATCGGGTTGTTGGTGATCATGGCATTTCTTTACCGGGGAGGCACTGAAGCCAACCTGAGTGGTATGAAGTTCCATTGGTATGGGATTTTGGGATTGATAGGATGGGCGTACCTGATTTGTGCCTTGATATTCCTGTTTACCAAAGGCAATCTCCTTAAACAATGGATGGCTTTTCTCTTCTTCATGGCCTTTAATTCGTTGGAAAGCCTGGGCTTGCTGGAATTTCTGGAGCCCGTCAAGCCTTATGTGTGGATCGTGGGGAATGGTGCCATGCCGGCATTTACCATGGCGGGTGTAGTGGTGTCACTTTATTATCAAAGATGGTTCTTACAGGGACAGTCAAGACGCTTTGCGCAATTTGTAACGGGTTTTTCAGGGGTGATGCTAGGCTATGGTATCGCTACAAGACCCCTTTGGGGAATTCATAAAATCGGTGACTCACCTTCTTGGGTGGCCATTTGCCTGACCATAAGCGTGGCCGCTTTTGGTTTTTTTATTTGGCTGGTAGACATTAAAGGGAAGAAAGCGTGGTTTAGCTGGCTCAAACCTGCAGGAACAAGTACCTTGACTTGTTACCTGATTCCGTATGTCCATTATGCACTTTATGTCATGGTAGGGGTACAGTTGCCTGATGTTCTGCGCACGGGGCATTTGGGGATCCTGAAGTGCTTAGGCTATGCACTGGCCATCGTCCTGCTCACAGGTTTATTGGAAAGAAAACAAATTCGATTAAAACTATAA
- a CDS encoding alpha-L-fucosidase produces the protein MKTKRLLLLCLMVVTVSLQAQEYEANWASLDQRPVPAWFEDAKFGIFIHWGPYSVPAWSPKGTYTEWYQYWLQSKKLFGNGDFEGDEVYRYHVKTYGEDFPYYNFGEMFTADLFDPKEWAALFEEAGAKYIVLTSKHHDGFTLWPNEQANDRGFAWNSMEVGAHRDLVGELTKAVRKTEVKMGVYYSLYEWYHPWWQHDKERFVEDHYLPQIKDLVQRYQPDILWTDGEWEMEGEQWKSEAFLAWLYNESAAKDHILVNDRWGKGLRQQHGGYYTTEYEAGKTFDKPWEECRGMGFSFGYNQNEDAQDYNSAQALILMLVDIVSNGGNLLLDIGPDARGNIPPIMQERLLEIGQWLEVNGEAIYGTRKWTKAAQWSEGDREIDHEKGYRGGDYILKQTIDPTPGKAVKQLFFTQKEGDVYAISPVYPAETLRIKDLQASTSTEVTLLGHDAPLDFQQQGKDLLVTVPRLASNQMPCQHAWSFRITNVE, from the coding sequence ATGAAAACGAAAAGATTATTGCTCCTTTGCCTGATGGTAGTGACCGTTTCCCTTCAGGCGCAGGAATATGAGGCCAACTGGGCTTCCTTGGATCAGCGGCCAGTGCCCGCTTGGTTTGAGGATGCGAAATTTGGGATTTTTATTCATTGGGGGCCGTATTCGGTGCCCGCATGGTCACCCAAAGGCACTTATACCGAGTGGTACCAGTATTGGCTGCAGAGCAAAAAGTTGTTTGGCAATGGAGATTTTGAAGGGGATGAAGTATACCGATACCATGTCAAAACATATGGGGAGGATTTTCCTTATTATAATTTTGGGGAAATGTTTACCGCAGACCTGTTCGATCCCAAGGAATGGGCGGCACTTTTTGAAGAGGCCGGAGCCAAATACATTGTCCTGACTTCCAAGCACCATGACGGTTTTACCCTGTGGCCAAACGAACAGGCCAATGACCGTGGATTTGCCTGGAACAGCATGGAAGTAGGGGCCCATCGAGACCTTGTCGGTGAGCTTACCAAGGCGGTGCGCAAGACGGAAGTGAAGATGGGGGTGTATTACTCCCTGTACGAATGGTACCACCCGTGGTGGCAGCATGACAAGGAGCGGTTTGTAGAAGATCATTATCTCCCCCAGATCAAAGATCTGGTCCAGCGTTATCAACCGGATATTCTTTGGACGGATGGTGAATGGGAAATGGAAGGGGAGCAGTGGAAAAGTGAAGCATTCCTGGCCTGGCTCTATAACGAATCGGCCGCCAAAGACCATATTCTTGTTAACGACCGCTGGGGCAAAGGCCTTCGCCAACAGCATGGCGGTTACTATACGACCGAATACGAGGCCGGTAAGACCTTTGACAAGCCATGGGAAGAGTGCCGCGGCATGGGATTTTCCTTTGGATACAACCAAAACGAAGATGCACAGGACTATAATAGTGCCCAGGCCCTGATCCTGATGCTGGTGGATATCGTGAGCAATGGCGGTAATCTCCTGCTGGACATCGGTCCAGACGCTCGGGGAAACATTCCTCCCATCATGCAAGAGAGGCTGCTCGAAATAGGCCAATGGCTAGAAGTGAATGGGGAAGCTATCTATGGTACCAGAAAATGGACTAAGGCTGCCCAATGGTCTGAAGGAGACCGTGAAATTGACCACGAGAAGGGATATCGTGGTGGTGATTACATCCTCAAGCAAACCATCGATCCCACTCCCGGAAAGGCCGTCAAACAGCTGTTCTTTACCCAAAAAGAAGGAGATGTATATGCCATCAGCCCTGTCTATCCGGCGGAGACATTACGCATCAAGGACCTCCAGGCCAGCACGTCCACGGAAGTCACGTTGCTGGGGCATGATGCTCCACTGGATTTTCAGCAGCAAGGAAAAGATCTCTTGGTTACCGTACCCCGCTTGGCCTCTAACCAGATGCCCTGCCAGCATGCTTGGAGTTTCCGGATTACGAATGTAGAGTGA
- a CDS encoding family 20 glycosylhydrolase has protein sequence MNNFFKLCCTLLVILANVFGLKGQDTTSRQLPVRAFAIAAPSPNELDRFVQFIDEELAPRKVNVLILRVEYGYEYESHPELRADDPLTKGEVKQLVKVCRENGIQIIPQVNLLGHQSWHGDLGKLLEVYPEFDETPHVQLPENYEWPNEDGLYCKSYCPLHPDVHAVVFDLVDEICDAFEAEAFHAGMDEVFYIGDDQCPRCSGRDKAKLFADEVWRIRNHLADSGRELWIWGDRLLDGKITGLGMWEASMNNTHRAIDMIPKDVVIGDWHYERPDQSAVYFAMKGLRVLTCNWRKPKVSAQQVEDMYRFRDSATEEMKPNFYGMMQTVWSSAGGFMEGFYANKPDQEGGNETAWHTFRVMFDRVNELEGQTNP, from the coding sequence ATGAACAATTTCTTCAAATTATGCTGTACACTATTGGTGATTTTGGCCAATGTTTTTGGCCTTAAGGGGCAGGACACTACCTCCCGCCAACTTCCGGTGCGGGCGTTTGCCATTGCCGCCCCTTCTCCCAATGAACTGGACAGGTTTGTGCAGTTCATCGACGAAGAATTGGCTCCGCGCAAGGTAAATGTACTGATACTGCGTGTGGAATATGGCTATGAATATGAAAGCCATCCCGAACTTCGGGCAGATGATCCACTGACCAAAGGAGAGGTAAAGCAGTTGGTAAAGGTATGTCGGGAAAATGGCATTCAAATTATTCCACAGGTCAACTTGCTCGGCCATCAGTCTTGGCATGGTGATTTGGGTAAATTGCTGGAAGTATATCCGGAGTTTGATGAGACGCCCCACGTGCAATTGCCCGAGAATTACGAATGGCCCAATGAAGATGGGCTTTATTGCAAAAGTTACTGTCCCCTGCATCCGGATGTGCATGCGGTGGTCTTTGATTTGGTAGATGAAATCTGTGATGCCTTTGAAGCAGAGGCTTTTCATGCAGGGATGGACGAGGTGTTTTACATCGGAGACGACCAATGTCCACGTTGTAGCGGAAGGGACAAGGCCAAGCTCTTTGCGGATGAAGTTTGGAGAATCCGCAATCATTTGGCTGATAGCGGCCGGGAGCTATGGATCTGGGGAGACCGCCTGCTGGATGGGAAGATCACCGGACTGGGAATGTGGGAAGCCAGCATGAACAACACCCACCGAGCCATTGACATGATCCCAAAGGATGTGGTGATCGGGGATTGGCATTACGAAAGACCTGATCAGTCGGCCGTTTATTTCGCCATGAAGGGCCTTCGTGTGCTGACGTGCAATTGGCGTAAACCCAAGGTGTCCGCGCAGCAGGTAGAGGATATGTACCGGTTTAGGGATTCGGCTACCGAAGAAATGAAGCCCAACTTTTACGGCATGATGCAAACCGTTTGGTCCAGTGCAGGAGGCTTTATGGAAGGGTTTTATGCCAATAAACCTGACCAAGAAGGAGGCAATGAAACCGCTTGGCATACCTTTCGAGTGATGTTTGACAGGGTGAATGAACTGGAAGGACAAACGAACCCCTGA